The genomic window GTCCGGAAGGGATCGATGCGCTTCTGGACATCTGGCCGGTGTTCGAGGCGTTCCAGACCCGCTGCCTCGCGCCGCATCTGATGCTGGACGCGGAAAAAAACGCCTCATCGCCCTTGCCGAGTGGCACTTCGGCGGGGGCGACGCCTACTGCGCGGCCTGCCAAGGCCCGTGCCCGGACTGCCCGGCGCGGCTGAACCGGCCGGAAACGCTGGAAGGTTGGCAGGTCTGGGATCTGGCACAGCGCCTGACCGGGCAGCTTCGCCTCGCCACCGGCATGGGCGGGACCATGGTGCTCGGCTGGGACATGACGGCCGCGCTCGCCATGGCACGGGCGCTCGGGGTCGATCCGCTGATCGCCGCCGAATGCCTGCCCGAGATCGAGGCGGTGATGGTCCGCAAGCTCAACGAACAGATGGATCACGCCCATGGCTGAAAAGAGGGTCAGCGTCCGCCTCGCGGCCGTGGGCGGACGGCAGGTGCGCGCCGAGCTGGAAGGTGTCGGCGAGGCCGGGTCGCGCGGCTTCGGACGGCTCAGCCGGGAGATGGAGGCGGCGAACGCCCGGCTCGCGGCCTTCTCGCGGCGGGTTCGGGTCGCCGCCGCTGCCGCCGTGGCAGCCGCCGCCGCCGCTGGCGTGGCCATGATCCGCTCCGGCCTCCAGACGGTCGATGCGCAGGCCAAGCTCGCGGCCTCCCTCGATACCACTGTTGCCAGCATCCAGGTGCTCGAGCGCGCGGGCGATCTGGCGGGCGTGTCGATGGGTCAGGTCGAGCAGGCCACTGTCCAGCTGACCCGACGGCTGTCGCAGGCTGCGGCAGGGGCAGGACCTGCGACGGAAGCCCTGCGCCGGTTGCGGCTGTCCGCCGGGGAACTGCAGGCGCTACCGCTCGACGCGCGCATCGCCGCGATCCAGCAGGCGATGGGGCAGTACGTACCGGAGGCCGAACGCGCGGCGGTCGCCTCGCAGCTCTTCGGCGACCGGGCGGCGCTGGTCTTCACCCGCATCGACACCGCGACGCTGCGGCAGGCGACAGCGGATGTGCGGGATTTCGGGGTGGTGGTCTCCGACCAGGACGCGGCCCAGATCGAGCGCACCAATGACGCCATCTCGCGGCTGGGGCTGATCTGGCGCGGGCTCTCGAACCAGCTGGCGGTCGCCGCCGCCCCCGCGCTGGAAGCGGTCGCGAACGCCATGGCGTCGGTCGCGCGGACGACCGGTCCCCTCGGCGTCGCCATCCGCACGCTTTTCGAGAACATCGG from Paracoccus sp. SMMA_5_TC includes these protein-coding regions:
- a CDS encoding DUF7697 family protein; this encodes MVLGWDMTAALAMARALGVDPLIAAECLPEIEAVMVRKLNEQMDHAHG